A genomic segment from Canis lupus dingo isolate Sandy chromosome 23, ASM325472v2, whole genome shotgun sequence encodes:
- the LOC112661056 gene encoding SREBP regulating gene protein-like — translation MTLASRVQRGLLQKRGALALVFGLLLIYFLPSTCRQGERATRDRNLLQVGHGDTPACGECRCGQCVGKGRPAWPPGWNPHPSSICTSAAAALPRTVCPTALSPACDFCDFPSQAALTFQNLLVANQDHFELCLAKCRTSSQVPK, via the coding sequence ATGACCTTGGCCTCCAGGGTACAGCGTGGGCTCCTCCAGAAGAGGGGTGCGCTCGCTCTGGTCTTCGGGCTCCTGCTCATCTACTTCCTCCCCAGCAcctgcaggcagggggagagggcaaCGAGAGATCGGAATCTCCTCCAGGTTGGACACGGTGACACCCCAGCCTGCGGAGAGTGCAGATGCGGTCAGTGTGTGGGCAAGGGCAGGCCGGCCTGGCCCCCGGGGTGGAACCCCCACCCGAGCTCCATTTGCACCTCAGCTGCTGCAGCGCTTCCAAGGACCGTGTGCCCTACTGCCCTCAGCCCAGCCTGTGACTTCTGTGACTtccccagccaggcagccctgacGTTCCAGAACCTACTCGTGGCCAACCAGGATCACTTTGAATTGTGTTTGGCCAAATGCAGGACCTCATCCCAGGTTCCCAAGTAG